The DNA window AGCGAAACACCCGCCCTGCTTCAGGCGTTTGTCCAGACGCACTGCGTTGACTGCCATTCCGGTGATGAGCCCGAAGGCGGCCTGGGTTTTGATGCGCTCGGCTTTGACCTGTCCAGCGAAGAGACCACCCGTCGCTGGGTGCTGGCTCATGACCGCGTTTCCTCGGGCCAGATGCCGCCGAAAGATTCCGCCCAGCCTGATGCAGCAGAGAGCAAGGCGTTTCTGGATCTGCTGGCCGGGGAAGTGCGCCGCGCTGAGACCGTTCGCAACAATGTGGTGCTGCGTCGCCTGAACCGGCACGAATACGAAAACACCGTGCGCGATCTGTTCCAGACCGATGTTGAAGTGCACGGTCTGCCGGAAGATTCCTCGACCAGCGGTTACGATACCGTGGGCGAAGGGCTGGCGGTTTCCGCCGAAGCAATGCAAGCGTACCTGGAAGCGGCCGACCAGGTGCTCGACGCCGTGCTGGGCCCGCCAGAGAAGCCGGCCTATATCCACCACAAAACGAACCTGCTGGAACAGGTGGACTGGCGCGGCAATCCGCAGCTGGAAAACCAGATCGGCAAAATGTTTCGCCGCACCCCCAACGGACTGGTGATTTTCCAGTCCGGTTATTGCCCGACCAACCTGGTGAACTTTGCCCGGCTCAAGCCGCCGGTGGGAACCTATCGCGGCAGTGTAAAAGTGCGGGCCATTCAAAGCGACAAGCCCGTCACGCTGAGGATCTATGGGGGCGATACCATCGTCAACCGCTCCGAGCAGCATCTGGTCGGCTATTTCGACGTGCCTCCCAACGAATGGACGACGATCCATTTTGAAGATCGCCTGGTCGAAGCGGGCGGCACCTATCTGCTCAAATGCTACAACACGCAGGACACCCGGAAGGACGCCGACACGTTTCCCGGGGCCGGCATTGAGATCGGCGATATCGAGATCGAAGGGCCGATCGAACCGTGGCCGCCCGCCAGTCGCAAGCACCTGCTGGGCGATGTCGATCCGGACTCGGCCACGACCGCGGACGCCGAGAAGATTCTGCTGCGGATCCTGCCCTGGGCGTTCCGTCGACCTTTGAAGCCGGGCGAAGCGGACCTTTACATGGAGCTGTTCACGGCTTCCGCCGATGCGGGACGACCGTTTCTGGATTCGCTACGGGTCAGCCTGAAGGCGGTTCTCTGCTCGCCCGACTTTTTGTTCTTGAACGAGCCAGGGCAAACACAGATCAGCCAGTACGCCGTTGCTTCGCGGCTGTCATACTTTCTATGGAGCACCATGCCGGACCGGGAATTGTTGGCGCTGGCCAGCGCCGGCAAGTTGAGCGATCCGGCGACGCTGGGCCAACAGGTGGAGCGGATGCTGCAGTCGCCCAAGTCGGCGGCGTTTACCGACAATTTCGCCGGCCAGTGGCTCGATCTGCGGGACATCAATTTCACCGAACCGGACGCCAATTTGTACCCCGAGTTTGACGAACTGCTGCGGGTTTCGATGGTGCAGGAAACGACGGGACTGTTTAACGAGATCCTGGGAAAGAACCTGAGCCTGGTGAATTTTGTCGATTCCGACTTCACGTTCCTGAATGAACGGCTGGCCCTGCATTACGGCATGGATGACGTCAAAGGGCAAGAGTTCCGGCGCGTGTCGCTGCCGGCGGACAGCCCCCGCGGCGGCCTGCTGACCCAGGCTAGTATTTTGAAGATTACAGCCAACGGCACTTATACGTCGCCCGTGTTGCGGGGCGTCTGGATCCTGCAGAACATTGTGGGCCAGCCGACTTCGCCGCCGCCGGATAATGTGGGTTCGGTAGAGCCCGACATCCGCGGCGCCACGACGATTCGCGAGCAGCTGGCCAAGCATCGGGACATTCAATCGTGCAACGCCTGTCACCGGTCGATTGATCCGCCCGGCTTTGCCCTGGAGGGTTTTGACCCGATTGGCGGCCTGCGGGATCGTTATCGCACAATGGATGAAAACGGGGCCAGTTCCGGCCTGAAGCAGGCTCCATTCACTTACGCCTGGGTCCGCTACCGGATCGGACAGCCGGTCGACGCCACCGCCCAGACGCCGGACGGCCAGACGATCGACAACATTCACGACTTCAAAAAGATCCTGGCCGGCAACCCCGACCAGTTGACGCGCAACCTGGCCCAGCACCTGCTGACCTACTCCCTGGGCCGCAAGGTTGCATTCTCTGATCGGCCTGCGGTAGAGCAGATCGTTCAGCAAACCCGCCAACAAAACTACGGATTCCGCTCGCTGGTGCAAGCGGTCGTCCAAAGCCCCCTTTTCCAGAAGCCATGACAAACCAACTACATCGTCGCTCGCTTCTTCGCGCCGCCGGCGTCGCCATTGCGCTGCCTTTGCTGGAATCGCTTCCTGTTAAAGAATCGAAAGCAGCCGACGCGGTCGCGGGAACGCCTGAGAAACCGCGTCGCCGGATTGTCGCCATCAATGTGGGCCTGGGGCTGCATGCGCCGAACCTGACTCCGCAGCAGGCCGGCCGTAACTACGAGCTGTCGCCGTACCTGCAGGAGATCGCCGAGTTCCGCGACCAGTTCACCGTATTGTCGGGCGTATCGCATCCCGAAGTCGGCGGCGGCCACTCTTCGTACAAATCGTATCTGACTTGCGCGCCGCATCCCAACAGCGCCGGCTTCCGCAATACGATCTCGCTGGATCAATTCGCGGCCGCAGAACTGGGGAGCGAAACGCGATTTGCTTCGCTGTCGCTCAGCAGCTCCGGCCCGGGTCTTTCCTGGTCCCGTAGCGGCGTCGAGATCCCCACCATCACG is part of the Lignipirellula cremea genome and encodes:
- a CDS encoding DUF1592 domain-containing protein; this encodes MKFNTFTILAVALLFATSARSETPALLQAFVQTHCVDCHSGDEPEGGLGFDALGFDLSSEETTRRWVLAHDRVSSGQMPPKDSAQPDAAESKAFLDLLAGEVRRAETVRNNVVLRRLNRHEYENTVRDLFQTDVEVHGLPEDSSTSGYDTVGEGLAVSAEAMQAYLEAADQVLDAVLGPPEKPAYIHHKTNLLEQVDWRGNPQLENQIGKMFRRTPNGLVIFQSGYCPTNLVNFARLKPPVGTYRGSVKVRAIQSDKPVTLRIYGGDTIVNRSEQHLVGYFDVPPNEWTTIHFEDRLVEAGGTYLLKCYNTQDTRKDADTFPGAGIEIGDIEIEGPIEPWPPASRKHLLGDVDPDSATTADAEKILLRILPWAFRRPLKPGEADLYMELFTASADAGRPFLDSLRVSLKAVLCSPDFLFLNEPGQTQISQYAVASRLSYFLWSTMPDRELLALASAGKLSDPATLGQQVERMLQSPKSAAFTDNFAGQWLDLRDINFTEPDANLYPEFDELLRVSMVQETTGLFNEILGKNLSLVNFVDSDFTFLNERLALHYGMDDVKGQEFRRVSLPADSPRGGLLTQASILKITANGTYTSPVLRGVWILQNIVGQPTSPPPDNVGSVEPDIRGATTIREQLAKHRDIQSCNACHRSIDPPGFALEGFDPIGGLRDRYRTMDENGASSGLKQAPFTYAWVRYRIGQPVDATAQTPDGQTIDNIHDFKKILAGNPDQLTRNLAQHLLTYSLGRKVAFSDRPAVEQIVQQTRQQNYGFRSLVQAVVQSPLFQKP